The Fragaria vesca subsp. vesca linkage group LG2, FraVesHawaii_1.0, whole genome shotgun sequence genome includes a window with the following:
- the LOC101307367 gene encoding putative axial regulator YABBY 2-like, whose protein sequence is MSMELMASSERVCYVHCNHCNTILAVSVPAFNGPLTAATTTVVTVRCGHCANLLSVNIGAASLQYHSITPSATAAAAAASPHPHPHTQHYHSHPNIFTHQKQHQVSSEDSSSNKDYGSSSSSSTSSKCNKFAAAPAFDQSSTTVDQPRISPIRPPEKRQRVPSAYNRFIKEEIQRIKASNPDISHREAFSTAAKNWAHFPHIHFGLKLESNKQAKLDNQTFAGEGTQKSTNGLC, encoded by the exons ATGTCAATGGAATTGATGGCATCCTCCGAACGTGTTTGTTATGTTCATTGCAACCACTGCAACACCATTTTAGCG GTGAGTGTTCCGGCATTCAACGGCCCATTGACGGCGGCGACGACTACAGTGGTGACGGTGAGATGTGGTCACTGTGCAAATCTGCTGTCTGTTAACATCGGAGCAGCTTCGCTCCAATATCACTCAATTACTCCTAGTGCTACTGCCGCTGCTGCTGCTGCTTCTCCACACCCTCATCCTCATACTCAGCATTATCACTCTCACCCAAATATTTTCACCCACCAG AAGCAACATCAGGTGAGCTCTGAGGACTCCTCATCAAATAAGGACTACGGATCTTCATCATCATCGTCTACTTCTTCCAAATGCAACAAGTTTGCTGCTGCTCCTGCATTTGATCAGTCCTCTACTACTGTGGACCAACCAAGAATCTCTCCCATTCGCC CACCAGAGAAGAGACAACGTGTTCCTTCAGCTTATAATAGGTTTATCAA GGAGGAAATCCAAAGGATCAAAGCTAGTAATCCTGACATTAGCCATAGGGAAGCTTTTAGCACGGCAGCCAAAAAT TGGGCACATTTTCCTCACATTCACTTTGGTTTAAAGCTGGAAAGCAACAAGCAAGCAAAGCTGGATAATCAAACTTTTGCAGGAGAGGGAACTCAAAAGTCGACTAATGGCTTGTGCTAA